The DNA sequence GCGGAATCCACATAGGTGTTGATGGTGTCGCCGTTCGAATCAACCTCGACGCCGACGAAACTGACATGCCGACGGGTGTCCAGGACAGTGTTGCGCCACCGGGCATCGGCACTTTCCGAGGAGGCGAGCTTATCCAGGATGACAGCCATCCGGCCGTAGTGCTCCTCCGCGGAACGGGCATTGTTGCTGCTGCTCAGAGCGCCGGAGATAGCGTGGCTGAGGTCCTTTTGGAACTGTGAGGCAATGGGGCCTCGGTTATCGCGGGCATCAATGCGCAGCCATCGCTCCGGTCCGAACTGAGAGGCAGCCAGCGAGTGGTTAACCCGTTCCATAAAGGTCTGCACATCCGTGATGGCACGGCGAAGCTGATTGGCAAGCTCACTGAGGTTCTGGAGGGAAGCACCATTCATCAACTCCAGAAAACGGCTTTCAAATTGCGCCAAGCCATCTGTCCGGAGGGCCGTGAGACGGTTGATGGCCTCACCTGCAAAGGCGGGTTCCGCCTGGATCTCCGCCTTGGCGTTAGGCCAGCGGGTGAGATAATCAGACAATACGGTGGTGATGCGGCTGTTCGCGCGATCAATGGCGTGCTGAGCAGTGCTGATCTGCTGATCGAGTTGTCTGGCCACCTTGTCATAGGCCTGACCGATGGACACCGTGGTGATCCGCCGGGTGTGGGTGCGCAGCAGCGACTCCGCCTTGGCGAAGAGGCCCTCGGCGATATCAGCCTCGGTGATCCCTGCTGTGAGGGACGCCAACTGTTCAGCCAGGTCCCTGCGGGTGGACACCAGTCCTCCGTGTGCTGATTGGGCTTCCGCCTGATCTGCCGAGGCCTGTTTCAGGTCACGTTCAGCCCGTTCCATATCTGCCTGAAGCTGGGCATTCTCCGGGGATGCCGCCCAGGCGGCGATCCGGTCATCGATATCCTTGATGCGTGCGATCAGAGGCGCAGGATCGATCTGGGGCCAGGTGAATTGGAGGATGGCCTGAGCTGCGTTGTTCTGCAGATTCTGTCGACTGATATGACGATCGAACTCACGGACGGCACGGGTGGCGGCATCAAGTTTCCGCCCCAGGTTTTTCTGTTCAACCTGGAGTAATTCCACCTTCTCATCATTAGAGGAACCGAGCCGGTAGCGGGAGCGATCATCAAGCGGGATGCGGTCATTTTTGATGAACCGCTTGGAGCCATCTTTCTCCCGGGCGCCCCGAACCAGGCCTTCCTTGGTCACCGCGCGCTCCCGATCAGACACAGTAGTGAAATCCTCCACCGTGTCCACACACAGGTACTCGTGTTTGGCATTCAGTTCATGGCGAACCCACGTGGTCATGGGGTGGGGGACCACCTGCAGTTTTCTGGTCAGCGCCCGGGGATCCCGGTGGGGGCGTGGGTCAGGGACTGTGGAAGGAACACTGCGGAACTCAAAATTCACACCCAGGGACCGGGCATTAACCCACTCGGATACCTGCTGCTCCAACTCCGCTGGGACGAGAAGCGCTGTGGCAAAACGCCCGAGCTGGCGCTGGATCACCGGTACCCATTCACGGGAACTCGGTGCGATATCGATCAGTTCTCCCGCGAAGACCAGTTCCTTGGAGGGCAGCCCCAGGGCTGCACACAGTTCGTCCCTGACTCTGACGTGGTCGCTGTGGATATTCGAGGATCGCCTGGACAGGGAATCCAGTTCACGCTTTAGGTTGTCTGATTCAGTGGCCACTGAGCGGCGTTCAGCAACTGCCTGATCACGCTGCTCATTCCACTCCTCGATCTTCTTCTCATGCCCATCCACCACGCTTTGGGCCTGGGCGCGGAGAACCTCAAAACTCTCCGCATCAGTAGCCATCACACCCTCGATCTGCTCCACCGCAGCCTGCACCCGGCCGTGCTCCCGTTCCACGTTGGTCAGATCCGCGGCGCTGTGCTCCCTATCCTTTCCCAGGGAAATGCGCTGGTCATGTCCCTGCAGTGCGGCCCGGGCTGAAGAAAATGCATCCTGGGCCTGCTCCACACGCTGAACTGCCTGATCACGGATCGCACTCGCCGTGGAGATCCTCGCTGTGATCTCTGAAATCGCTCCTTTAAGATGCTCTGCCTGAACCTTGTCACGCACCGCAGGCAGCACACTTTTGATTTCCTGGGCGTCCTTCTTGGATTCGGTAGCTTGGGTGCGGGTGTTCACCAGAGCCTGGAGAGGGTCAAGGACGTCAATCTGGTGACGCACGTCCTGAACCTTTTCATAGGAGATGCGTAGTTCATCAAAACGCTCAACGGCGCGCTGTGCAATCTCAAAGGTTTTGGGATATTCCAGCATGTATTCACGAAACAGAGAGTCCAGGCTGGATAGGGACTTCGCGGACTGTGTGCGGTGCAGCAGAAGAAGTGCTTCAGAACTGGAGATACCGAGCTCACGGCTGAAAGCGGCGGCGAAGGCATTGTGGTTCACATTGAATTTCGCATCGGGAAACGCCGCCTTGATCTTCCTTTTATCGATGCCGCTTTTCAGAAAGCCGTGCATCTGATCCAGATCCTGATCCTGCGGGAAGATGATGAAGTATTTACTCACATCAGTTTCTGAGTTATCCCCTGCTTTCAGGTAATACAGTGCCGTGAGGGTGCGCACCGTTCCGGCCGCATCATCGTAGGTCAACCCGATGATGGTGTATGTCGCCCGCGGACGAAGATACGTGGTGGCGATTTCTCCTGTGGAGGAATCCTCGCGCCTGCGCCATGCACCCCGGATATAGGACACAATGTTTCGCCCCTGGCCCCGTTTGGCGTTCTGCTGTGCTGCGGCGTTGAAGTCCACACGCCCCGGTGGCACCAGAACAGAGGAAATAGCATCAATGAGTGTTGATTTTCCTGACCCTGACATTCCGGTGATGAGGAACCCTTTCCGGGCTACAGGCACATCAATGTAGTTGGAGAACGTACCCCAGTTGACCACCTGGATTCGGCTGAGCCGGAACTGGCCGGGGTGGATGAGATCATGGTCGACTGCGGTGGCCGGCGCCATCCCCAGATCCAACGTCGGTTGGTGTGGTGCTTCACTCATTGGTTCTCCTCTGGGGCATCCTCGGAACTGTTGTCCACGTCCGGGGTTCGGAACTTCTCATACTCCGCCTTGATCGAACTGACCGTCTCCGGATCAAAAAGACGCCTCAACACCGGGGATACCACCAGGCGGGACTCGGTTTCGGTGTTGTTGAGCAGGCTGAAGGACTTCAGGCGGTTGATCGAGGCATCGATCCGCTTTGCATACCCGGCAGCATCCAGGTTGGTAATACTGCGGTATGGATCGGCGGCCTCGTGGATATCATCAATCCCAAGGATGACGCGCTCACCTGGGGCGGCCAAGGCCAGTTCTGACCGCAGGTGCAGCAGAATCACCGTGTCGGTGTGGCTCAGGGATTCAGTTCGCAGCACCTGCGGAATCTGGTATTCATCGGAGGCCTTGACCATGCGGGTAAACGCAATGCCCGCATCATCATCCACGATCAATTCGAGGAAGATATCGGCCAACCACCGCTGCAGGGCATCCGTATCGGAGACCACGGCGTTCCACAGGTCGGGGTGTTTCTCCGAGGTGATCAGGGGTCCTTTGATCAGGGAGACCAGTGCCCGCCGTGAGTTGAAGGTCAGGCTTCCCAGATCGCCTGGCCAGAGTCCATCGGGGTTCTGATCAGGTGTGTTGTTATTGTCTGAGGTCATCTACATCTCCCGGATAGAGGTGGAATCGAAGTATCGCCCCGTTATGCGGGCAGCACGTGGGGTGCCATCCTCATCCCAGGTCACCGTTTCATTGTGTTCCGTAGGCAGGCCGTGCATCAGTCCGAGGTACTGAAGTCCCACCACGGAGGCGAGTCCCTGGGTGGCCGGGTGATCGGTCAAGATGGTTCCCACGGTGCAGGTTCCGTGTTTATCCACACCTGATCTGACTGCATCCATCAGTTCCTCCATGTCGATTTCACTTTCCCGAACCATATCCAACAGAGCCTGGATATCTGGCTCTTCAGGTTCAATGATCGTGGGTTCGTCCTCAACGAATTCCTCTCCTGGGTTTTTGAGCCTGAGCGCGCTTATGGAGGACACCTGCATTCCGATACGAACCAGCGGGGTGGTCATCCTGGCAAGGGGCGAGAGGTTGCTTGCGGCGACAGCATCGGCGGCAAGCCCACGGGTTTCGCGGAGCAATTCGACCATCCGGCGGTCCTCATTGAACTGCTCAGAGGTGACATAGTGGCGCAGGGACCGGGCAAGATTGGTCATCATGAGGTTGACTTCATAACCACCCTGTTCGAAATCCCGGAACAGGCGACGGATCCTCATGCGTTCATCCGGGGTGAGCGCATGGGATTCTGCCCGGGAGAGGATGTGCTCGATCCAGTCGTCGATATAAGCGCTTTTCTCCTGGTCGATCAACACTGCGTAGAAGCCGGTGAAGCTCTTCCCAGCATCTGATTCAGAAATCAGATCCACACCCTGGAAGATCTGTTCCAACACGGCACCGCGGGTGCCCTCGGGATCCAGGAGTTGGCGACGCAGGGACCGGTTGAGTTCTTCCAGTTCCTGCCTCACCCGGGTGAAATCAGCTGGGACTCCCGCTGCGGCGTCGAGGATGTCATTGACTCGTTCCTTGACCTGTGCGGGGGACAGCAGATCGAAATCGCCACGGCTGACACGAGCGATCTGTTCCTCCAGCAGGTCACGCTCTCGTTCGAGTCTGAGCAACCGGGATGAGATATCAGGGTCGGTGTCACGGGCAAGCACCTGCAGAGATGCGGAGAGGGATTCGATCCGTGAGGCTGTGGCCGTGCTTCGTGGGGCAGATAGACGGGAGGCCACATCCATGGCGTACAGGGCATCCTCGCTGGGCTCGATCATCTCTCCGGAGGAGGTGGTTCCTGCGGATCGGAGAAAATAACCGGCCTTCACCCAATCATTGATGTACTGCTGGGGTGTGCGGGCGAGTTCAATGTCATCTCGGATCATCCGGAAATCCTGCACCATGTTTTCATACAGTTCCGCGGCTGGGCGGCGCTGCACACCCTCGCCAAAATATTCTCTGATAATGGCCAGAATCACTGGCGCGTGGGCACTGGATAGGAGTTTGAGCGCGGGGGATTCCGCACTGATTCTTTTCAGGGTGAGGACATGCGCTGCGACGCTCATGTACATATCGTTTCACATGGCCAGGACACCGGGGCCGCTAAAATGATAATTACCACCGCTCATAGCTTCGAAAAGTGGGATGAGGAAGCTGGGGGTGGGGCGTCGATAAGCGCTTTTTTAAGAGCGGTCCGCGAGCGTGGGCCGGATCGGGCGGGCGAGCTGGGTCATCTCGCCGCGTCCGCGCAGTTCCACGGACTTCATCAGCGTCCAGCGGGCCTGCTCAGCCTCATTGGCCTCGCGCAGGGTGGCGGCGTTGGTGACGGTGCGGCCCGGGGTGGTCTTGGCCAGCTCGGTGAGGCGGGCGGCCTGGTTCACGGCGTCGCCGATGACGGTGTATTCGAAACGCTCATGGCCGCCGATATGGCCTGCCACCACATGGCCTGCAGCCACACCGATACCTGCCTTGAGCTGCAGGTCTTTCAATTCGATGCGGAGCTCACGGGCGGCGGCCAGGGCATGGCCGGTGGCATCGGACAGCGGCAGTGGGGCGCCGAAGATGGCGAGCGCGGCATCACCCTGGAACTTGTTGATCACACCCTTGTTGCGGTGGATCACCTCCACCACATGCTCAAAGAACTCGTTGAGAGCCTCCACGACCTCCTCAGGGGCGTGGTTGACGGCGAAGGTGGTGGAGCCGATGACATCCACGAACAGCACGGCCACCTTGCGGTCCTCACCGCCCAGGGTGGGGCGTTCCTCCAGGGCCCGGCGCGCAACCTCATCGCCGACATAACGGCCGAACAGATCGCGGACGCGTTGGCGCTCACGCAGACCACGCATCATCTCATTGAAACCGGCCTGCAGCACACCGATCTCGGAGCCGTCATAGATGTCCACCTGAACATCATTATCGCCCCGGCGCACGCGGCCGATAGCCTCCTGCAGCTCCAGGATGGGATCCACCACAGATGCCACCGCCAGACGGGTGCCGAAATAACCGGTGACCATCGCAGCCAGGGACAACGCCAGGATGGCGGGCAGGATCACGGAGGCATCATCGCCGAAGATGCCGGTGCTATAACCGAAAATCATCAACAGGATCCCCAGCACAGGCACACCGATGGTGAGCACCCACGTCATCCGCAGGCGCTGGCTGACCGGTGGCTCCAGGGTGGAATCCTCAAAACGGCGTGCAAGTGCGGTGGCCGCGACGGGGCGCACCAGGCGTTCGGCCTCCAGGAAGGTCAG is a window from the Corynebacterium faecale genome containing:
- a CDS encoding ATP-binding protein; the protein is MSEAPHQPTLDLGMAPATAVDHDLIHPGQFRLSRIQVVNWGTFSNYIDVPVARKGFLITGMSGSGKSTLIDAISSVLVPPGRVDFNAAAQQNAKRGQGRNIVSYIRGAWRRREDSSTGEIATTYLRPRATYTIIGLTYDDAAGTVRTLTALYYLKAGDNSETDVSKYFIIFPQDQDLDQMHGFLKSGIDKRKIKAAFPDAKFNVNHNAFAAAFSRELGISSSEALLLLHRTQSAKSLSSLDSLFREYMLEYPKTFEIAQRAVERFDELRISYEKVQDVRHQIDVLDPLQALVNTRTQATESKKDAQEIKSVLPAVRDKVQAEHLKGAISEITARISTASAIRDQAVQRVEQAQDAFSSARAALQGHDQRISLGKDREHSAADLTNVEREHGRVQAAVEQIEGVMATDAESFEVLRAQAQSVVDGHEKKIEEWNEQRDQAVAERRSVATESDNLKRELDSLSRRSSNIHSDHVRVRDELCAALGLPSKELVFAGELIDIAPSSREWVPVIQRQLGRFATALLVPAELEQQVSEWVNARSLGVNFEFRSVPSTVPDPRPHRDPRALTRKLQVVPHPMTTWVRHELNAKHEYLCVDTVEDFTTVSDRERAVTKEGLVRGAREKDGSKRFIKNDRIPLDDRSRYRLGSSNDEKVELLQVEQKNLGRKLDAATRAVREFDRHISRQNLQNNAAQAILQFTWPQIDPAPLIARIKDIDDRIAAWAASPENAQLQADMERAERDLKQASADQAEAQSAHGGLVSTRRDLAEQLASLTAGITEADIAEGLFAKAESLLRTHTRRITTVSIGQAYDKVARQLDQQISTAQHAIDRANSRITTVLSDYLTRWPNAKAEIQAEPAFAGEAINRLTALRTDGLAQFESRFLELMNGASLQNLSELANQLRRAITDVQTFMERVNHSLAASQFGPERWLRIDARDNRGPIASQFQKDLSHAISGALSSSNNARSAEEHYGRMAVILDKLASSESADARWRNTVLDTRRHVSFVGVEVDSNGDTINTYVDSATLSGGQAQKLVFFCLAAALRYQLADPEEAVSRYGTIVLDEAFDRADPTFTRTAMNVFTDFGFHMVLATPMKLIKTLSPYVDGTITVTYSERANADGAVVAQSGFGLIESIDHG
- a CDS encoding DUF3375 domain-containing protein, which gives rise to MSVAAHVLTLKRISAESPALKLLSSAHAPVILAIIREYFGEGVQRRPAAELYENMVQDFRMIRDDIELARTPQQYINDWVKAGYFLRSAGTTSSGEMIEPSEDALYAMDVASRLSAPRSTATASRIESLSASLQVLARDTDPDISSRLLRLERERDLLEEQIARVSRGDFDLLSPAQVKERVNDILDAAAGVPADFTRVRQELEELNRSLRRQLLDPEGTRGAVLEQIFQGVDLISESDAGKSFTGFYAVLIDQEKSAYIDDWIEHILSRAESHALTPDERMRIRRLFRDFEQGGYEVNLMMTNLARSLRHYVTSEQFNEDRRMVELLRETRGLAADAVAASNLSPLARMTTPLVRIGMQVSSISALRLKNPGEEFVEDEPTIIEPEEPDIQALLDMVRESEIDMEELMDAVRSGVDKHGTCTVGTILTDHPATQGLASVVGLQYLGLMHGLPTEHNETVTWDEDGTPRAARITGRYFDSTSIREM
- a CDS encoding DUF4194 domain-containing protein → MTSDNNNTPDQNPDGLWPGDLGSLTFNSRRALVSLIKGPLITSEKHPDLWNAVVSDTDALQRWLADIFLELIVDDDAGIAFTRMVKASDEYQIPQVLRTESLSHTDTVILLHLRSELALAAPGERVILGIDDIHEAADPYRSITNLDAAGYAKRIDASINRLKSFSLLNNTETESRLVVSPVLRRLFDPETVSSIKAEYEKFRTPDVDNSSEDAPEENQ
- a CDS encoding adenylate/guanylate cyclase domain-containing protein, whose amino-acid sequence is MSRLLQALKWLWGTSWPLYAATVLGTNVIGALAIMLFVRYMIPHPTDTSFNPDISYLPVVGSVYVVFAVLVGILVTFLLFRPVLDWQRHPDDHDPNMVRNLVMRIPIYQAILCAVVWLIGILIATAIAATMSTPLAIIVFVSTLMACAVVSLLTFLEAERLVRPVAATALARRFEDSTLEPPVSQRLRMTWVLTIGVPVLGILLMIFGYSTGIFGDDASVILPAILALSLAAMVTGYFGTRLAVASVVDPILELQEAIGRVRRGDNDVQVDIYDGSEIGVLQAGFNEMMRGLRERQRVRDLFGRYVGDEVARRALEERPTLGGEDRKVAVLFVDVIGSTTFAVNHAPEEVVEALNEFFEHVVEVIHRNKGVINKFQGDAALAIFGAPLPLSDATGHALAAARELRIELKDLQLKAGIGVAAGHVVAGHIGGHERFEYTVIGDAVNQAARLTELAKTTPGRTVTNAATLREANEAEQARWTLMKSVELRGRGEMTQLARPIRPTLADRS